TTCCGCAAAATAAATATAGTCCATTATGCTGCATTTCCAGCCGTCACAAATCCAAGATTCAAGTGTTGTGCTTTCCACAAATATGAAATGATTGGTGTTTTCGAAAGAAGGAAGATGTATGTGCGTTACATTGACTTCTTTCTGCGGATCGATATCACCGCACATGGTCCCTTGATCAGAGCAACGGTCTGCTATCAAAAAAGAGTAGATTGCTGAATGTCAAAATGCACCAATCAGAATGCAGTGTCCAACTGAGCATTTTTATAATATTGGTTAAAAGTGTACAAGATGAGACATTTAAAAGGAATAGACTTGGTAAAGTTCTATGTGTCTGTTTGATCTGCAGGTTGACATCAGGAGTGTGCAGCATAGGATCCTCAGGGATCCCGGCTACTGGAGGAATGACCACGATGTTTGTTCTGATGGCCGTTGGTTTACCTGCCAAGGAAGCCACCATTCTGGTGATTGTAGAATGGCTCCTGTAAGTTTAACACAAGTCATGTAGAAATGACTGGAGCTGCCTTTTCTGTTTCTTGACTGGTGCACCAGTTACAAGTACAAGTCATGCAATTAATATATTGCTTAAGAAGAAGTACAAAAGTATGGGCATTAAAATATACTTGAATaacaaaaagtaaaagtacttattgtGCGATGTAGCTCAATTCAGAGCTACATCGCTTAAATATTGGATTGtgattattgatgcattcacTTGTTTGTCACAGCTAGTAAACGTggagcttattttaattactgtatATACTACTACTGAATATCTTAACCTtaagataatatataatatctatataattatatattttactttatttatatttcttattggcgaataatcagaatctgtaaagtaactagtaatatattttgttagataaatgcagcagaataaaagtacaatattggcttataaaataagaataatcaagtaaagtacaaatactCCAAAATCAAGtacatacttgagtaaatgtacttcaacACATTATACCACTGGTTTTCTTGAAATGTTTatgcatgttttgttttgttgaccGAGCAAATTTGTCCTGACCGCTTTTAAACAGTCAATGGTCAGTTaagatattacattacattacattgcatttagctgacgcttttatccaaagcgacttacaataagtgcattcgaccaggaagacacaaccttaaagaaaacagaatcatataagtacatcaggtttcatagagccaagtatttcaagtgctactcaactggctatagataagccagtcctttattagtatataagtgctctgttagcagatATGTTATGTATCTCTTTTATGCTTTATGCGGAATGGTTCGCTAACCAGCTAACATTCTTTTGTCCTTTTGGTCGGCCAGCTGAAGTGCAAATGGATCaaagaaacaaaaataaatcagaACATCTGCTCAACTTTCATGGTCTGTTGGTGTCTTTCAGAGACCGCTGCAACAGTGTTGTCAACGTCTTGGGAAACTGTATTGGCGTGGCAATCGTTCACGAGGTGTCAAAAGGACAACTGGGAGAAATGGACCAAGGACCGTCAACGCCAAGGTACAAATCTATCTCGTCTTATTTGTTGGGTTTTGCCTTTACATTTGCAGAAAAGGTGAAGTAAAGACTTCCTTTAGTCTCGTGGCagagaggagcagcaggttaaaAACCAAAGTATATCTTTTATTCTGCTGACCTCTTTGTGCTTTGCATGGCTAGGGTGCAGATCGTCGATGATGAGGAACTCAGCCTGGATCAGTTCCTGGCTGAGATCAGCCTAGAGGAGCACTGCCAGGACGAGGAAGACATGTTCAGCGCTCTGGAATATCAGGAGGGCTAAGATGACAACTACACTTGAGAAAGTTCACAAAAATCCCATTAAGTTGTTGTCATGATTATTTagtacacatttattttattttgtcttAGTGTAGTAGTTATGTATATGGCACAGTTGTTAGTTTATTGAGTAGAAGGTTTTTAATACTGTATCAAGCAAGAGGTTTACTGTAGTTATTGCACTAAATATATtgaatgtaattaatgtaaCAGATTAATGTATTGAATTGTATCGATGTATTTGAATTGAACTGGATCTATTTCAGTATTTATTGGTGAATAAAAACTAAAGAAGCTGCAGTCATGTATTTTAATACCTAAAAAACATAATCACCATATTCATTGATATtaacaaattatatttagatAGCATTCACAAACATAAATACTGTCTTTATATATAATTTAAGTAAAATCTTATGTGGCTTATTCATGAGTCATATCGAATATTGNNNNNNNNNNNNNNNNNNNNNNNNNNNNNNNNNNNNNNNNNNNNNNNNNNNNNNNNNNNNNNNNNNNNNNNNNNNNNNNNNNNNNNNNNNNNNNNNNNNNACACGAGTAGATTTAGCCGAGACctggcggaaaatatgtctcaaaattccgtgtgtgtaaaaagatgatccgcgaacagagatttgagatccgtgaacagagagttgagatccgcaagcgcatttttggtccacaaatacaaatggattcacaaatgcctgatcgaaagttgtaaatgttaaagagatattcactgatcttttttttatttgtgaacatatttagcgtatttgcagatccgttttacacttgcaaatgtatttgtgagtttgcaaatcttttaaatgcatttgtggatgttgttttacatttacaaatcacatatttacacacaaattatttttatgttcacacaaataattatgagacatatctatgcccataggctacagacggagttcactccatcacggaggggtagggttgagggagtggtttgggattgggcctcagtgtcaaactgccatcactagggGTATgtgagtaggcttgtttgagacacattgcggctcgcctcgaaagtagacgagagtagccgatcgcagccgggggaggtgtcaaaatgctcgtcttaagtcggacagctcggactcagagtcggcttgactggctgggtttgcaatggcggaaattgcgttggcgtttttcgttgcagatgaagtggatgcaatagaaatcccacatgtattgtatggagaatgacatgatctaaagggactgtgattgagagcaaattaaatatttgtttacaataaacatgaatatgtcattgtttgttgcattaaaagacaataccatttttgatttaaatgatagattgcatttgttgcagcccttgcttgctgcataagtgcagctgctaaactgttatctgaaaaataatttacataatttaaaatcatatccagattgttggaatgcaatttagttgtttactcaccattttgtagtctttgggaaatgtcttgtgagactcttacagtgatgtctccctgtccatcacgcagtgtaagcaccacaaattccattttacccactgtagacaaaggtgatcactattgctttatataggtttgttaattcagtcatgatgaggaaccacaccagtgactgggttccataattagaaatgctcctccctcttaatgtttgcaaaactgataggtggacaggctacaaatgatcagtcccttcagatccgcacacatgaagcttcattagcatgaattgaacagacctgctgctgtgttaattctttagctgccactttaagctttatgatgtgaacaacatggatgtaatttgatttaatcttgccattttaaatgatgtaatcaataaataaggttaaaccaaatcattacattacaacagattttattttaatgatttggtttaacttaaagataaactttattgttattgcacatattacaggtactgagacaacgaaatgcagtttagcttctaaccaggtgcaacaagcagtgaagtggaaagtaatgtacacaatctacagaataacatatagaatgaattgaatgatgaataaacagtggggtatgaatacactagatatacactagcagcctgtgagcagtatgaacagtgtgtatgaatatgctaagatatataaagtatgaaaacggtaagcagtatagtataaaatatatagatattcatttcatgatgaaaacattgtggaacaatgatgaaaaatgggaatggatgtggacgtaaaaactgacacaaaacaacaaacttttgccagccaattggagagtttcatcagcagcacgtggtaacaaccaccaatgagcgctcagctcgagataccagcgagccgtttcccatcaagcatttcgcttccgcagctcgtgcaGAGCAACtgtgccaactcgcctcgcctcgctctcaaggctgcgggcgtctttgtcccgcgatatttcaaagtctcatgtgggcgggcCTCCAGAgtaagtcggacaaaatgactaaccatcatgcaacgcaccagcaagacgttgatcgcaactgcgcaggtctgcgcaggtcttgcttgtctcaaacaagcctagtttcTCTTGGACAGAAGAGCATACAGGATGTCACCCATTTTTGTGACGTTCATAGCTAGATTGTGTCTGTTTATATCTACCACCTTTTTGTTTAAACCTAATTGATTTTATTACCCATCTTAAAACTGTACATATATTGGGTCAATAAATCCGTATTTTTGCACCTCACCCTGCACTCCTGTTTTTTCTGTACCCCTGGTCCTTCACAAACAATCATTgggaacatttaaaaacattcattTCATCATATTAATCATATTACTCATATCACACAATGGTGTGATGTGAAAAGCATTGCTACTTTTTCAAACTTGGTAAACACGCTAGGAGAAAGTGGTTTCATTAGCTTCGTATTGatttgtagatgtgatttgatgtgttttttttgtcaaGTTTGATCGCCAAAACGATAGAGAAATGTCTTTTTATGCCATAGTGGAGTCTATATATGATACTTTTGTTCAATAAGCTTTTAGCGCCACTTGGTCCGGCCCtaaacagctctacgtgaatctgaaatctcaacgtatgccgtttccatggcaacgcatcccccGCCAAAATAtccgatgttgttgtaagtcaatggaaaattgtccaaacaccaccagacttcatatgatggctaatggtccggccctcaacaactctatgtcaattatgggatgtcatcatttggcgttgccatggtaacgcatccctcgccgtcaaacatcatgttgtcgtaattcaatggaaaatcatccaaacaccaccagacttcagactatcatcaatggtccggccctcaacagctctacgtgaaatctgaaatctcaacgtatgccgtttccatggaaacgcatcccttgccaaaaaatcccatgttgttgtaagtccatggaaaatggtccaaacagcaccagacttcatatgatggctaatggtccggccctcaacagctctatgtcaattatgggatgtcatcatttggcgttgccatggtaacgcatccctcgccgtcaaacatcatgttgtcgtaattcaatggaaaatcatccaaacaccaccagacttcagactatcatcaatggtccggccctcaacagctctacttGAAATCGGACATCTCAatgtatgccgttgccatggtaacgcacgcatccctcgccaaaaaatacgatgttgttgtaagtcaatggaaaatcgtccaaacaccaccagacttcagactatcattaatggtccggccctcaacagctctaggtgaaatctgaaatctcaccatttgtcgtttccatggcaacgcttccctcgccataaaccacggtgtcgctgtaaatccaatggacacggtcccatcgtcccccaatcttcacttttatatcaccggtccatgcctcaacagctcaaagtgaaatctgaaatctcactgtatgccgtttccatggccgtgaaacacggtgttgtcctaattcaatggaaaaggttccaaacggcaccagacttcatatgatggctgaTGGTCCATgtctcaacagctccaagtgaaatctgaaatctcaacgaatgccgtttccatggaaacgcccAAAAATACGATGTtcttgtaagtcaatggaaaattgtccaaacagcaccagacttcagacttcagactatcattaatggtccggccctcaacagctcgatGTCTGGGATGTCATcttatgccgttgccatggcgacagatcacccGCCATCAAACACAACGTTTGTGTTACTGCCGTAACTCCTAAATATTTTGTCCGATCGGCCGAGTCCTCGAGACACCTAGACACACGTCGACGTGCGGACAACAGCCTGCGGAACGTCGAAGACCCGCTCaacgctgcttgcagctttaattattattattttggaattattaataatattgagAAGTGGGCTTACATATGTGGGACATCGCCCCAATCCCCATAGGTATATATAGATAACTTTTAATAGGAAACTCTGTTTGAcatatgttcaaaaagtgctatTTATTCAGAAATAGCACATTCTGAATGACCCATCTCTCTTTATTGGTCACTGTTTGTCTAAACAAGGTCTGACATTGATATGTCGGCTGTGGGCGTGGGCCCCACCGACCCCGCACACATCTCAGGGTGCCCAGGGATAGCCACGCGCAGAGAGTCACCAGCAGAAACACAGGTGtgcagaagcagcagcagcaggagcaggGAGGCACTCTCTGTGGTGCTGAATGGAGAGCATGAGGCATgaggttctggttctggtggtgtGCATGGAGGGGTTTAGTCTGattgaggagtgctcaagtgtgggaggATGTGTAAGGCAGATGAGGGTAAAAAAAGCCAGTTCTTGCTAAGTTATTGagtgtacagcaggaccataTAGTGTACATCAGGACCATGTGCAAGCCCACTTATGTATATCATATATCAAAGCCAGTTCATGCTAAGTTATTGagtgtacagcaggaccatGTTGACCACCGCATGTTTGTGGAGAACCTGGCGCTAAATCACTTGCAGACGACCTTATTCTGGGTCTGGGTTTCGTACGTAGCAGAGCAGCTCCTTCGCTGCGATCTATTGAAAGTCAGCCCTTGATCCAAGCTTTTGTCGGCCGTGGACGTGGGCCCGACCCCGCACACACCTCAGGGTGCCCAGGGATAGCCACGCGCAGAGAGTCACCAGCAGAAGCACAGGTGtgcagaagcagcagcaggagcaggGAGGCACGCTCTGTGGTGCTGAACGGAGAGCATGAGGCATgaggttctggttctggtggtgtGCATGGAGGGGTTTAGTCTGattgaggagtgctcaagtgtgggatcATACACGAACAACATAACGGGTCAGGGTAACGCAACCCTATTACAACAGAGATCAACAACCTATAACCGGGCCTATGCACAGAATGCAGCTATTCAATACTCATTCTTCTttaagaatatgagcatgtctactcaggggagaggcgggtgcagaggcgattcacaatcaggccagctgtagagaagaccctctcagctgggatttgggcataagatgaggtttgagtctgcgtgatctgcgtgtagggaggggcagcagccgtaTCATTGGCTACAACTAgttagatctgatggatttggacataaacgcgagtgaagtataaccggatgctagagagagatcagcacctgcagctctgcccgctgtgagggaccggtgagcaaaacacacctttagacccaacacatttagctatggcactgtcgtatacattgaattattccatttcatcatatgtaatcaacttaggcacccctcccaaaaaaaaaatattgtcTGCAGTGTTTTTCTCTAGGTTTCTGACTCTGTTTCTGCTAGCTCCATGTGTGTGGGGAAAAGTCAAGCCCTGCCCTGTGAAGCACAAGAGCAGAGCATATTAATGACTGAGTGAAGCTGTAGCAGCGCTCATAGAATGAATATATGGGAAACACTGGCTTTGGGTAGGCCAAAATGAtttattaaatacatttttatttttttctccgccACATTAGGTCTTTCGGGGAAAGAGACAACATTTGTTTTGGTTTCATACATCTGGGATTTTGAGTGTGATACAATACTCAATACTACACTGTACAAGTGTTTGTCCA
Above is a window of Pseudochaenichthys georgianus chromosome 1, fPseGeo1.2, whole genome shotgun sequence DNA encoding:
- the LOC139432869 gene encoding excitatory amino acid transporter 3-like; amino-acid sequence: MLTAVGFEPVTPESNTNAQPTASHASLLTSGVCSIGSSGIPATGGMTTMFVLMAVGLPAKEATILVIVEWLLDRCNSVVNVLGNCIGVAIVHEVSKGQLGEMDQGPSTPRVQIVDDEELSLDQFLAEISLEEHCQDEEDMFSALEYQEG